The following nucleotide sequence is from Gordonia jinghuaiqii.
GGCCGATCAGGTGGTGGCCGTGGTGCGCGAAGCACTGAGCAACGCTGTCCGATATGCGCAGGCCACGACGATCACCGTGTCGATCTCGGTGGCCGAGCGCCTGACCGTGGAGGTCGTCGACGACGGCGTCGGACTGCCGGAGGACGTGACGCCCAGCGGGCTCCGGAATCTACGCCTTCGCGCCGAGGAGTCGAACGGCGTGCTCGAGTTGCTGACGTCCGCGGGCGGGCACGGCCTGAACGTACGCTGGAGCGTGCCACTGGAGTGAGGACCGTCCGCCGGTCTCACACGGATGCGTCGGGCATGGATGTGTCGGACTCCGACGGCATCCGCCACGCCGAGGTCCTCTCGGTCACCCATGCGACCGACTGCAGTCCGGTCAGCACACCGAACAGCACCAGCAACCACACCGACAGTCCGACGAGGACGCACACGGCGAAGGCTGCGAGCAAAGCGACAAGAACTGATGTGACAGTGATGGCGATTCACCTTTACCTGAGTGCAGTGACACTTGCGGATGGAAAATGTGACCCCCTCACCATCCACTGTTCGACGCCACGACGCGAGGGGCCGAAAGTCACCTCCGGCCGGACCGAGGTCGAGATGTCGGCGGCCGGTGCCGCCACCGGCGACCGCAGGTCAGCGGGCCCGCTTGAGCTCGAAGCCCGCCTCATGCCTGTTCCCGGAGCCGTTCCGGGGAGTCGTCGCCATCTCGATCTGGGCGCGGGCCTGGTCGATGACCGGGGTGTCCGGATCGAGGACCGACAGGTAGCGGTCGTGGGCGGCCAGCGAGCGCACCGCCACGTCGATCTGGTCGTCGACGCCCACCGCATGGGTGGCCGCGGGCCCGTTCTCGAACAGCCACGCCGGCGGATCGGCCAGAGCGTCGTATGCGTCGAGTACCGCGGCGGCGAACTCCATGTGGTCGGCCTGGTTGGGCATCCCCGGCGCCCACTCGGCACCGCCGAACAGTGACAGGATCACCTGTGGCGCAACGCGTTCGATGGTCTCGGTGATCTTGGCGCGCAGTTCGGGGGTGTTGTGGATGTCGCTGTCGGGGAATCCCCAGAACTCCACCTCGTCGACGCCCACGATCGACGCCGACGTGCGTTGCTCGGCTTCGCGCAGCGGGCCGCACTGCGCGGGTGGCATCCCTTCGATCCCGCGTTCGCCGCTGGAGGCTAGGGCGTAGACGATACGTCTGCCCTCGCCCGTCCAGCGTGCGACCGCAGCGGCCATCCCGTATTCGGGGTCATCGGGATGGGCGACGAGCACCAGTCCGGTGTGCCAGTCCGTGGGGAACCCCTGCAGTTTCGGCGTCATGATCCGACGGTACTTCGCCTGCGGCTCTGGGCGGGTGCGTCAGCGTTCGCGATCCAGGTTCGCCATCTTGAGGACGTCGAGCCGCTTGTCGAGCTCTTC
It contains:
- a CDS encoding PIG-L deacetylase family protein, whose product is MTPKLQGFPTDWHTGLVLVAHPDDPEYGMAAAVARWTGEGRRIVYALASSGERGIEGMPPAQCGPLREAEQRTSASIVGVDEVEFWGFPDSDIHNTPELRAKITETIERVAPQVILSLFGGAEWAPGMPNQADHMEFAAAVLDAYDALADPPAWLFENGPAATHAVGVDDQIDVAVRSLAAHDRYLSVLDPDTPVIDQARAQIEMATTPRNGSGNRHEAGFELKRAR